The DNA window GAACACTTTCATGAATCAGTTCGATATCATCCTTTGAATAAAATGTGTTGAATAAATTACCTTTTAACATAACCCTTTTCCTCGCTTTTTTAATTTTTTCTTAGCTAGCTTGTGCCATTATACTAATGCAAGACCCGTGCCAACTTTTTGTTTTACCATTTTCAGCATAATTCCGTCATTATTTACGATTTCTGCCCTGTTTTTATTTGTCAATCCTGAGAAAACCCCGTTATTTTTATTATATTTAATAATTTTGCAATTTCTCTTGATATTCGCTATAATAAGGGGAGAAATTTCCTTGAGGAGGAATCACCATGAGTTCAATTGACCGCTACAGTGAATATTTTCAGGAATATCTGAGATCCTTATCAAAGGATACCTATATTGATATTTTAGAACACTGCTTTGCCGAAATTACCGTCACCGATGCCGAAGGCTATGTGATCTACGCCAATCCCGCCAGTCTGCAATACCACGGTATGTCCCCGGAGGATATGTGCAAGCTTAATTTTTTTACCTCTTTCAATGGCCTGTGGACCCCGCCGTCCGTTGATTTTGCCATTGAAAATAAACGGACCGTTTTTGCCAGACAGCGCTATCTGATGACTAACGAGACCCATATTACCATCACCACCCCTATCTACGACGAGAGTGAAAAGCTGATCATGGTGGTCTTTACTTCCTTCAAGGAAAAACCCATCAGCTCCTTTGACCTGGACTGCGAAAAAAACGAATCCAATGAAAAAGCCAAATACAGCAGCAGTGAAGAAACCAAGGAAAGCAACAACATCGTTGGCCGCAGCTATAATCTTTACGCTACCCTCAACAAGCTGCGAAAAGGTGCAAAATCCGATATTCCCGTTCTTCTCCTCGGTGAGAGCGGGGTCGGGAAAAGCCTTTTTGCCAAATATATCCACGATTCCAGCCTGCGCAGTGACAAGCCCTTTGTCTCCATCAACTGCGCCTCCATCCCAGATAACCTCATTGAGAGCGAGCTTTTCGGCTATGTTCCCTATGCCTTCACCGGGGCCAGCCCCAAAGGAAAAAAAGGACTGGTTGAGCTGGCAGACGGCGGTACCCTGTTTCTCGATGAAATCGGTGAGCTGCAGCCAAATATTCAGGTGAAGCTTCTGGATTTTCTTGAAAACCAGCGTTTTACCTCCGTGGGCGGTCTCGAAATCAAAACCGTGGATACCCGAATCATCACTGCCACCAACAAAAATCTCCAGAAGCTGGTCCAGAAAAATAAATTCCGTGAAGACCTATTCTGGCGTATCAACGGCATCACTCAGACCATCCCCTCCCTTCGGGACCGCCGCAGTGACATCCTGCCCATTGCCCAGTATTACCTGGATAAACACAACAAAAAATATGATAAGGATAAAATGTTCGCAAGTCCGGTAATTGAAGCCCTCATCCAATACGACTGGCCCGGCAATGTCCGCCAGCTCAAAAATGCCGTGGAATACATGGCCGTTATGAGTATCGGAAATATCATCAGTACCGATAAACTGCCCGAACAAATTCTCGAATATCTCAAGAAAAACCAGATGAAAAAGAAAACCGTCATTTTTGACGACATGATTGAAGAGTATAAACGTGAAATTATCCAGAATTATTACAAAAGCTACTCCAATGTCAACGAAATGGCCTCAGCCCTTGGGCTAAGCCAGGCAACGGCCTACAGACTGGTCAGCAAATACGTAGACAAGGGCAGCAAAAAAGAAAAAAGCAAAGAACCGAAAGAATGATTCTTTGCTTTTTTTCTACAGCTCAATGCTGATAATATCCGGATCGTCCTTAAACAGCGTCAGCAGCTGCTCTGTCCGGTAATTTTCAGGCAGCTTTACGTACAGCTCCATCGAAATACAATCCTCCGCATTTCGTTTGATTTTAAAATTGATAATCTCCACGCGCTCCCGAGTGATTTTTTCTCTGAAACGCTCCAGCGCTGCTTCATCCGGCACCAGATGAACATGGATCATCTCTCCTACATAGACGTTAAGCCACCGGAAATTCTTATGCAGGATAATCTGAAGAATGATAATCAGCAGGGCCGACGCTATGCCGATAAGGTAAAGCCCTGCGCCAATGGCCATGCCGATGCCTGAGGTTGCCCAGATTCCCGCCGCTGTGGTCAAGCCGCTGACAGACTGCTTATGCACAAAAATAATCCCCGCGCCCAGAAAGCCCACGCCTGTGACGATCTGAGCTGCAATGCGAGAAGGATCCAGCGTAATGCCCTCCTGCCCAAGGATATCTGAAAAGCCGTATTTTGAGACCACCATCATCAACGCCGCTCCCAGAGCTACAATCAGATGTGTTCTTATCCCTGCTTCTTTCAGGCGGTTCTGCCGTTCATAGCCAATGGCCGCACCGCAAATACCCGCCACCACCACTCGTGCAAATAATTCCAGTTCCCATAACAGCATAAGGATCATCTCCTTTTTATGGTATTTGACTAATAATTCCATTCACTAAAAGATTATGTCTGGTTCCATTATAGAACTTTTTTGTTGAAAAAGCCTGAAATACAAAAGCGCCCACCTGGAAGGCTTGCGGACTGTGCGCCGCGCACTTCCGTGTCCTACGGACACTCCAGTCGGGGGCTGCGCCCCATAAAAAAAGAATGGTCATTGGCCCTTTGCAAGTCAACTTGCACGGGCCATTCACCATCCTTTTTTTGCGCGGCTTAAGGTTGAACGCAAAAAGACCCCGCGATGTCCTATCCTCCCAGGCAGTTGCCCACCAAGTACTTTCAGCGCTGAAGGACTTTACTTCTGTGTTCGGTATGTTAACAGGTGTTTCCCCTTCGCCATCATCACGAGATCAATCTCACTTTGTTATTCGGTTGTTTG is part of the Eubacterium sp. 1001713B170207_170306_E7 genome and encodes:
- a CDS encoding MgtC/SapB family protein; amino-acid sequence: MLLWELELFARVVVAGICGAAIGYERQNRLKEAGIRTHLIVALGAALMMVVSKYGFSDILGQEGITLDPSRIAAQIVTGVGFLGAGIIFVHKQSVSGLTTAAGIWATSGIGMAIGAGLYLIGIASALLIIILQIILHKNFRWLNVYVGEMIHVHLVPDEAALERFREKITRERVEIINFKIKRNAEDCISMELYVKLPENYRTEQLLTLFKDDPDIISIEL
- a CDS encoding sigma 54-interacting transcriptional regulator, with product MSSIDRYSEYFQEYLRSLSKDTYIDILEHCFAEITVTDAEGYVIYANPASLQYHGMSPEDMCKLNFFTSFNGLWTPPSVDFAIENKRTVFARQRYLMTNETHITITTPIYDESEKLIMVVFTSFKEKPISSFDLDCEKNESNEKAKYSSSEETKESNNIVGRSYNLYATLNKLRKGAKSDIPVLLLGESGVGKSLFAKYIHDSSLRSDKPFVSINCASIPDNLIESELFGYVPYAFTGASPKGKKGLVELADGGTLFLDEIGELQPNIQVKLLDFLENQRFTSVGGLEIKTVDTRIITATNKNLQKLVQKNKFREDLFWRINGITQTIPSLRDRRSDILPIAQYYLDKHNKKYDKDKMFASPVIEALIQYDWPGNVRQLKNAVEYMAVMSIGNIISTDKLPEQILEYLKKNQMKKKTVIFDDMIEEYKREIIQNYYKSYSNVNEMASALGLSQATAYRLVSKYVDKGSKKEKSKEPKE